Part of the Aquabacterium sp. NJ1 genome, AGCGCTCGGCCTGCCCCGCCGACGCCGCACGCAGGCCGGCACGCGCCATCCAGGCCAGGGTCTCAGCGGACCAGGCCGTGGCCAGGCGAGACCCACCTGGCCGCAGTTCGCCGGCGCCGGCCGCCAAGGCACGGTCGGTCAGCGCGCGCTCGAAATAAGCAGGCGCATCGGGTGAGAGGCGCCAGGCCGCAGCCCGGCCCAGTTGCGCCCACGCCCAGGCGGTTTCTTCCGCATTCCAGCGCCAGCGGTTGCGGTTGGCCGGCTCCCCGATGGCGGCGGCGGCCGCCACCGGGTCCATGCCCGCCCAGCGGATGAAAGCCAGCAGCGTCAACGGCCCTTCGGCCTCGGCCGGCACGGCCAGCGGCATCGGCGTCAGATCCGGCTTGGCCTTGGCCTTGCCCTTGCGTTTGGGCTTGCCCTTGTGCTTGACCCGCGCGTCGGGGCCGATGGACGCCCCCGGCGCGTGGCGCCGGTTGTCGCTGGCCCCACCCAGGGCGCCCGAACGCGCGGGCGGCATCAGCAGGGCCTGAGGTTGCCCCATCAACTTGGCCACGGCCTGCGAGACCGCATCACCCAGCAGCTTGGCGCTTTGCTGGACGGCACGGGGTTTGTCCGCTTCTATCGCCAGGCGCAACTTGCGCCACACGTCCACGGGCTCCAGCACGCGGCTGTTGAGCAGCGCCTGCGCCATCGCATCACAGCCAAAATCGGCATCCTTCTGGTTCCACCAGAACTGGCGGGCCTGCTCACGCCAGTCCCCCGGCGCTTCCATGGGGGTGTTGGTCTGCTGACGCGCCAGCACCCCGAGGCAGCTGACTTCGCGGTCGTCGTTCATGCGGAAGGTGGGCTGGATGCGCAAGAAGGTGCGCCAGTCACGGCGGTGCCCCAGCTCCAGCAGCCAATCGTTGCGGGCCCGATCGGCCACATAACTGTCTGGCCAACGCGAGAGAAACTCGTCCACCTCGGCGGGGCCGGCCTCCATCAGGCGCAGCTGGAAATACCAGTAGCCCGCCCACGGGGCCAGGGGGTGCTGCGCTTCGATCAGCGCATCGCGCGCCGCCAGCAGGCGCACCTTGTCGCGCACACGCAGGGCCTCCCGGGCCTCCTGCACGGTGCTGTCATCGGCGGCCGCGCGCGAGGCAGGCGCCAGCGCCATCCCGGCCACCAGCGTCAGGGCGGACAAAGCCGTCGCGCCCCAGGACGCATACTTGTACGTGATTCGCAATTGAGTAACCTTCTGTTATGGCCATGAACAACCCTCCCCGCTCGCGCGCGGACTGGCGCCGACACCTGCTGGAAGCCCGCAAGGCATGGGTCGCCACGCCCCCGGCTCAACAAGCGCAAGCCGCGCTGCACGAGCGGGTGATGTCCATCCTGGCCGAACTGGAGCCGGACTGCCTGGGTTTGTACTGGCCTATGCAGGGTGAATTTAACCCAATGGACGTGGCCGCGGCGGCCCAGGCGACGCTGGCTTGCCGATTGGCCCTGCCCTGCGCTCAAAAAAGCCCGCCACAGATGCACTTTCGGCTCTGGAACGGGCAGCCACCCGCCAGCAAGGACGAACATGGCATCCCTTGCCCGGACGGCGCGCCGGTGCTGCCCGATGTGGTGCTGGTGCCCTGCGTCGGGTTCACGCCGGAAGGCTGGCGGCTGGGCTACGGCGGCGGTTACTTCGACCGCTTCATGGCCGCCCACCCTGAGGTCACCGCGTTGGGCGTCGCCTGGGAATCAGGCCGAATGACCCAGGCCGAGCTGCAGCCCGAACCCCATGACATACCCTTGATGGCCGTCCTTACAGAAAGCAACACCTGGGGGGGGTAATGCCCCCCAGTTTCGGGGGGACCTCGCGGGAACCCTATGCGTTAATCGCGAAACAACGGTCAAGATCATGTCCATGGTCCATACAGGCCACCTTAGAGGGCGACAAAAGCAGCGCCCCTTCTCAACCGAAACAAGGACGTGAACATGAAGTTTTTCAAGCAGTTCAGTATGTCGTTCCTGGCCGTTGCTGCCACCGCTGCCTCTGCCGCCACGACTCAACCTTTCACCGCCACCACTGCCACCGTCACGCTGGACACCAGCTACCTGACGGCCAATGGCTATACGGTCAGCGGTGTGGGTTCCTCGACCTACAACGCCACCACCGGTGTGCTGACCGACCCGGTTCAGGCCATCTCCCTGACCACCAACCCCGGCCCGCTGACCATCGACTTCAGCGACACCTCGGGCATGGCGCTCAAGAAGGGCCTGAGCACCGTCAAGCTGCTGAACTTCACGTATGACGTGGCCACCAACAGCCTGTTCGGCGACATCAACGCAGGTCTTCTGTTCAATCTGAACAACCAATCGCTGCTGACCGCCACGACCGTGGCCGGCGACTTCGGTGGCAGCGCTCTGGACAATGTGTCCAGCTCGGCCAGCACCCGCACCCTGAACCTGGCCGCCAGCGACTTCGTGCTGTCCGATGCCTTCAAGACCTTCCTGACGGACAACGGCGCTGACCCCGCCAGCATGGCTTTCGTGGCCAGCATGGTGAAGTCGGTGAACATCGGTACCGTGACATCGATTCCTGCGATCCCCGAGCCCTCGACCTACGCCCTGATGGGCCTGGGCCTGGTCGGCATCGCCTTCACGGCTCGCCGCAAGATGGCCGCCTGATCTCTTTCAGCGCGACCAGACAAAAGGCTCCCCGCGGGGAGCCTTTTTCTTGCCTGTGCGGATCCTGGTAAGGCAACCGGCACCGCCATGAAAAAAGGGGCCGAAGCCCCTTTTCATTTTGCTCGATCGGTGACCGATCAGAAGCGATAACCGATGCCGATACCGAACAGCACAGGGTCCACCTTGACGGTGCCCACATTGCCCAGTGTCGGGTGAGTCACATCAGTGCGGATGTCGATCTTCTTGAAGTCCACGTTGAGGGACAGCTTGTCCGTGATGGGGAAGTCCGCACCAATCTGGATGGCCGTACCCCAGCTATTGCGGTCGATTTCCAGGGGCGTGCCACCCAGATCCAGCTTCACAGCGGAGAAGTGGGTGTAGTTCACGCCAAAGCCCACGTAGGGACGCACGGTCGGGTTCGTCGGCGCGAAGTGGTACTGCGCGGTCAGGGTAGGAGGCAGGTGACGCAGCGTACCGATCTTGTTGCCGTTGAGGGAAACGGTTTGCTTTTGCGGTGTGGTGGCGATCAGCTCGAACGCCACATTGGGCGTCACGAAGTAGGACGCGTCGATTTCCCAGATGTACTTCGTGTTGACCGAGGTGCCGCCCAAGGCATCAAGGGTACCGGTGCTTTCGTTCGCAGGGTCCAGTTGCAGGACACGGGCGCGCACCATGAAGTCGCCGGCGTAGGCGGGTGCGGCAGCAGCGCAAGCCAGCGCAGCAGCGGCGATCAGGCGAGTGCGGGTAGAGATGGCGTTCATGAGTGGTCCTTGTTGTGGCTAGGTTGCAGGGACCGCGTGTTGGCGCGTCCCATGGCATCCATTGCAACAAGGTCAAACCTCGCCAAACTTGTGCTGCATCAACTCGGAAGGCTCCCAGCCAGGGCCACCCAGGTGAAACCCTGGCTGATTTGCGCCAGATCAGATGAACGCGATGCGTTTGAGCAACGCATCTGACACGAGGTGGTGTCTGAAGTCTAGACGCCCAGGCGCTGGCAGATGGCCAGCACGGTGGCCGACTGGTTCATCGTGTAGAAGTGCAGGCCCGGCACGCCGGCCGCACGCAGTTGCTCGCACAAGGCGGTGACCACGTCCAGGCCAAAAGCCTGGATCGAGGCCTTGTCGTCGCCGAAGCCTTCCAGGCGGGTGCGGATCCAGCGGGGGATCTCGGCCCCGCAAGCGTCCGAAAAACGCATGAGCTGGGTCGAGTTGGTGATGGGCATGATGCCGGGGATCACCGGGATGGTGGCGCCCGCAGCGGTCGCGTCATCGACAAAGCGGAAATAGGCGTCGGCGTTGAAAAAGTACTGCGTCAGGGCCACGTCGGCACCGGCCTTGACCTTGGCGACATAGGCCTGCAGGTCGGCTTGCGGGTTGCGGGCCTGGGGGTGCATCTCGGGGTAGGCGCCCACTTCGATGTGGAAGTGCGAGCCCGTTTCTTCGCGGATGAAGGCCACCAGCTCGCTGGCGTAGCGGAACTCGCCGAAGCCGCCATAGCCGCTGGGCAGGTCACCGCGCAGGGCCACGAGGCGCTTGATGCCATCGGCCTTGAACTGGGCCAGTTGTGCACGCACCGAATCCTTGCTGGCGCCGATGCACGAGAAGTGCGGCGCGGCGTCAAAACCTTCGCGGAGGATGGCGCGCACGGTCTGGATGGTGCCGTCCTGAGTGGAGCCGCCTGCGCCATAGGTCACCGAGCAGTACTCGGGCTTGAGCGGGTAGAGCTGCTGGCGCACGGCGGCCAGCTTGTCCACGCCCTCGGGGGTCTTGGGCGGGAAGAACTCCAGGCTGATGGGCAGACGCTGAGGGGTCGTCATGGGAGGGCTTTCGTTGTCGGTTCAAGCAAGCAGGGCGGCGATCACGCGGCCTTGCGCGCCCGAACGAAGAATTCACGGTTGCCGTCGCCGCCGGCGATCGGGCTGTTGAAGTAGGCGCTCACTTTGAGGCCAAGGTCCTTGCAGGCTTGGCGGATGCGGGCCTCCACTTCGGCATAACTGGCGGGGTCCTTGACCAGGCCGCGCTTGCCGATGTGCTCGGGTTGCAGTTCAAACTGCGGTTTGACCAGCATGAGCAGCTCGCCGTCGTCGGCCAGGAAGGGCACCAGGGCGGGCAGCACCAGGGTCATCGAGATGAAGGACAAGTCCCCCACGATGACATCAAAACCGCCTTCGGGCGCGGCCTCACCCAGGTCTTCTTCCGTGAGGTGGCGGGCGTTGACGCCCTCGATCACGGTGACCTGCGGGTGCTCGGCGATGCTGTGATGCACCTGGCCATGGCCGACATCCACCCCGACCACCTGCGCCGCGCCATGCGACAGCAGCACCTCGGTGAAACCGCCGGTGCTCTGGCCCACATCCAGGCAGACCTTGTCTTTCAGGTCCACGGGGTGCTTGCAGAACGCGCAATGCTTGAGCGCGCCCTCGAGCTTCAGGCCAGCGCGGGACACCCAGCGGGTTTCCGAATCGTCCAGGATCTGGAAGTCGCACTCGATGGGCAATTGCTCACCCGCCTTGCGCACGGTGGTCCAGCCCTTGGGGCCGCTCCACTGCACGGCGCCTTGTTCGACCAGGCGCTGGGCAGCCGAGCGCGTGGGCGCCAGGCCCTTTTCCAGGATGAGTTGGTCAGCGCGGGCGAGGAGGATGTTGGTCATGAGCAGGTAGCAAAAAGAAAACGGTCCGCGCAAGGCGAACAGGCCTTCAGCCAAGGCACCGAACGCCGCGCACCCCGCGCGTTACCCCAAAAGGTGCCAAAAGGCACCAATGAAGCGCCACCGCAGGTGCGCGACAAATCCAGCGACCGCCGCGGATCCGGCTACGCCGGTCCGCCAGCGGTGCCCCCCTGGGGGGCTGAGTCCGGACTTGGACAGTCCTTGAGGACTGTCCAAGCCTGGCGAAGGGCCGACCCGTCTCCGGGTCGGCGCGGGCTGCAAGCCGCCGCAGGCCGTAGGGGGGGTTAGTAGCGGTAGCTATCAGGCTTGTAAGGGCCGTT contains:
- a CDS encoding TlyA family RNA methyltransferase, encoding MTNILLARADQLILEKGLAPTRSAAQRLVEQGAVQWSGPKGWTTVRKAGEQLPIECDFQILDDSETRWVSRAGLKLEGALKHCAFCKHPVDLKDKVCLDVGQSTGGFTEVLLSHGAAQVVGVDVGHGQVHHSIAEHPQVTVIEGVNARHLTEEDLGEAAPEGGFDVIVGDLSFISMTLVLPALVPFLADDGELLMLVKPQFELQPEHIGKRGLVKDPASYAEVEARIRQACKDLGLKVSAYFNSPIAGGDGNREFFVRARKAA
- a CDS encoding lytic transglycosylase domain-containing protein, with product MRITYKYASWGATALSALTLVAGMALAPASRAAADDSTVQEAREALRVRDKVRLLAARDALIEAQHPLAPWAGYWYFQLRLMEAGPAEVDEFLSRWPDSYVADRARNDWLLELGHRRDWRTFLRIQPTFRMNDDREVSCLGVLARQQTNTPMEAPGDWREQARQFWWNQKDADFGCDAMAQALLNSRVLEPVDVWRKLRLAIEADKPRAVQQSAKLLGDAVSQAVAKLMGQPQALLMPPARSGALGGASDNRRHAPGASIGPDARVKHKGKPKRKGKAKAKPDLTPMPLAVPAEAEGPLTLLAFIRWAGMDPVAAAAAIGEPANRNRWRWNAEETAWAWAQLGRAAAWRLSPDAPAYFERALTDRALAAGAGELRPGGSRLATAWSAETLAWMARAGLRAASAGQAERWALVEQAVDAMAPDQQQDATWVYWKARALQGRARTTSGAAAEALKQQARELLTRVANPVSFYGQLAAQDLHGTSARPPAKPVAVTEAELADARAMPGIDRALRMLELGWRGEALREWNFTLSYGKVGGLSDRELLAVSEEACRREIWDRCINSSERTRQEINLEQRYPMPFKQEVLSAAREVGLDPAYMYGLIRQESRFQQAAKSNVGASGLMQVMPATAAWTARKLSIDYHPDNITDRGTNLRIGAGYLKLVLDDFQGAQALAAAAYNAGPSRPRRWRDGPRIDAAAWVENIPFNETRDYVKKVLSNATVYAHLINGKALSVRSRLGSTVGPRADSAPPSEDDLP
- a CDS encoding 5-formyltetrahydrofolate cyclo-ligase is translated as MNNPPRSRADWRRHLLEARKAWVATPPAQQAQAALHERVMSILAELEPDCLGLYWPMQGEFNPMDVAAAAQATLACRLALPCAQKSPPQMHFRLWNGQPPASKDEHGIPCPDGAPVLPDVVLVPCVGFTPEGWRLGYGGGYFDRFMAAHPEVTALGVAWESGRMTQAELQPEPHDIPLMAVLTESNTWGG
- a CDS encoding PEP-CTERM sorting domain-containing protein; the protein is MKFFKQFSMSFLAVAATAASAATTQPFTATTATVTLDTSYLTANGYTVSGVGSSTYNATTGVLTDPVQAISLTTNPGPLTIDFSDTSGMALKKGLSTVKLLNFTYDVATNSLFGDINAGLLFNLNNQSLLTATTVAGDFGGSALDNVSSSASTRTLNLAASDFVLSDAFKTFLTDNGADPASMAFVASMVKSVNIGTVTSIPAIPEPSTYALMGLGLVGIAFTARRKMAA
- the metF gene encoding methylenetetrahydrofolate reductase [NAD(P)H] encodes the protein MTTPQRLPISLEFFPPKTPEGVDKLAAVRQQLYPLKPEYCSVTYGAGGSTQDGTIQTVRAILREGFDAAPHFSCIGASKDSVRAQLAQFKADGIKRLVALRGDLPSGYGGFGEFRYASELVAFIREETGSHFHIEVGAYPEMHPQARNPQADLQAYVAKVKAGADVALTQYFFNADAYFRFVDDATAAGATIPVIPGIMPITNSTQLMRFSDACGAEIPRWIRTRLEGFGDDKASIQAFGLDVVTALCEQLRAAGVPGLHFYTMNQSATVLAICQRLGV
- a CDS encoding OmpW family protein, which translates into the protein MNAISTRTRLIAAAALACAAAAPAYAGDFMVRARVLQLDPANESTGTLDALGGTSVNTKYIWEIDASYFVTPNVAFELIATTPQKQTVSLNGNKIGTLRHLPPTLTAQYHFAPTNPTVRPYVGFGVNYTHFSAVKLDLGGTPLEIDRNSWGTAIQIGADFPITDKLSLNVDFKKIDIRTDVTHPTLGNVGTVKVDPVLFGIGIGYRF